From the genome of Neorhodopirellula lusitana:
TCGGGATCGAAGTGGTTTGCGGCTCCTTCCACCAAGCCAAAGAACCGATCAAACCCATGGTCAGTTGGCTGTCCCGGTAAGTGCCATTTGCCAGCGCAGGCCGTGTGGTAGCCCGCGTCTTTTAGCACATTTGCGATCGTCGTTACGTTTTGGAAGTCTCGGGTAACGTGATCTTTTGTCTGGCGATGAAAATGAACTCCGGTCATCAAGGATGCGCGAGTCGGCTCGCACTTAGCGTGATTGAAGAAATACGGAAAAAACATTCCGTCGCGCGCCAACCGATCAAGATTTGGCGTTTCGATGTCTCCACCCAGGAACCCTGGATCCGACCATCCCATGTCATCTGCCAAAATGAAGACGATATTGGGACGACTGGGGGTATCCGCGAGCACGTCGATGGCAAGGAAGCTGCACATGCACGCGGCCAGTAAACCGATCTTGATTGCGCTTTTGATTTCAGATCTCCTTTTGATCGAGACGCGATTTGCTCAATAGTTAAGCTTGGCACCACGGGACGGTTTTTGGCGTTCGTTCTTCCACCACTCGCTGGGGCCTTCGGCTTCGATCTGTTTCCAGGTTCTCAACAGGACCTTTTTCATCTCATCCAACTTTTCAGGCATCTTTGCAGCCAGATTGTTCTCTTCCTTCCAGTCCTTTTGAACCTCGTAAAGCTGGAACTCGGTTAGCAAGTCATTCCCGACAATCTTCCAGTCACCGATCCGCAAGGCGACGCGTTCGTTTCCACCTGACACATGCGTACGCCAGAACAACGGCACGGGGCGTTGTACCGGTTTTCCTGAGAAAGCGGGTAGCATACTGACGCCATCGATCGTCCGATCCGTTGGTTGGGGGATGCCGGTGATGTCCAGTACCGTGGCAAACAGGTCGCTGCCAATCACGGGCACGTCGCTGGTTGTACCGGGGGCGATATGCCCTGGCCAACGCGCGAGTCCTGGTACACGGATTCCGCCTTCGTACTGGCTCCGTTTATTGCCACGCAGGCCGCCTGACGAGCCGCCAAAATTGGGAACCGGTCCGTTGTCTGACGTGAAGAATAGCAGGGTGTTGTCACTCACGCCCTGTGCGTCCAAGGCGTCCATCACCATGCCCAACGCGTTGTCCATCTGCGTGATGTTTCCCATGTACTTACTGTTCTCGTGCCCTTTGTAAAGAGCTTGGAAACGGGTGTCCGTCGCAATGGGGGAATGCGGCTCATGGACCCAAACCGTCATCGCGAATGGCTTCTTGGGGTCGTGAATATCTTTCAACCAATGGGCTGCTTCGTCAGCTACCAACTGAGCGGAGTAACCTTCAAGTTCGCCGACTGGTTCTCCATTGCGAACAAAGTTGTTGGGGTTTTTATGGCTAGGGATCGCGTTGTTTTGCGTGAACATCCAGTAGTCGTAACCATGATCGCCTGGCTGAGGGTAGTCTGGATTGCTGAACTGTTGCTTGGATAAAAGATGCCATTTGCCGACATGACAGGTTTCGTAGCCCTTCTCTTTCAACAATTCAGGGAACGTGATTTCGCTTGTCCGCAAGTGAGCCTCGTGGTTTCCGGACAAGTGTCGCCAAACTCCGTTCCGGTACGGTGTCCGCCCGGTCAGGATGGCCGAACGCGACGGCGAGCAAACGCCGCACGCGGAATAGCACTGTGTGAACTTCACGCCCTGTGACGCGAGCTTATCCATGTTGGGTGTTTGGATTAGCGGGTTGCCGTAAGTCGCCGAGTCGCCCCAGCCCATATCGTCGGCGACAAAAATCACGACGTTCGGTTTCGCTGGGGCTGCCGCATCTGATTGGTCGGCCATGGATGTTGTGCCGAGGCCGGACAACATCAGCATCACTGAAATCAGGCAGTGCCATTTAAGTCTTGTCATAAGGTTGTTCTCAACAAATTTCTAGGCGGAGGGGATAGGCGTCTAGTTGGTCCATGTTGACTGCATGGGCACAGGTGGGTGTTAGGTTGAATTTTGTCTACGCGACTCAATTCTTGCAGGCGTGGAATCGAAATGCCGTCTTTATAGTACAACGCTGCGACTTGGTTCTCTTTCGCTTAACAGATGGTTAAGTTGCTCAAATCGTCAGTCACGCAGAAGGACGAAATCGGACAGGATGAGGACTTTCAAAACGGTCACTTGGGCCCATCGAACCGAGTAACGATTCAAACCGAAAAGCACAGTGCTGGAGTCTCATTGGTTCTTTCCCTTTCGTGGGCGGGGTTTGCCTGTTGGCTTTGCCGGTCGATGGGCTTCCAATTTAGCCTCCAATTCCTGTACCACCTCAGGGAACTGGCGATACACGTTGTTGGTTTGTTGGAGATCCTTTTCTAAGTCATACAACTGGGCTGGTGGGGCATTCCGTTTGATTTTGCCATCGGCAATGTCGCTGTTTTCACTGCCGGCAAACGCGACCGCCGGAGCGCCACCCCAGGCATGTTGGTCCTCTTTGCCACCGTTGAATCCGCCGCTTCCTTTTGCACCGATGTACATCCACTTGCCCTTGCGAATGGAAAAGTTAGCAGCCTTGGCCGGTGCCAAAATCAGCTCGGTGCGGAGGGGTTCAGTCGGGTTGTCCAGCAAGCAAGGCAGTACATTGATGCTGTCTTGGTTTTCGAGTGACTCTGGATCCTGGTCGGTCAATGCCATGAAGGTGGCGAGCATGTCCACATTACAAATCGTTTGATTTGATTGGGTGTCGGCTTCAATCTTTCCCGGCCAACGAGCGATGAACGGCACGCGATGGCCGCCTTCCCAAGCACCGAACTTGAAACCGAGCAAGTCTCCATTGATACGGTGCCCGTCTCTCATCGCGTTGCGTCCACCCAGATTCAACATTCCACCGTTATCACTGGTGAAGATGACAAGCGTGTTTTCGCTAAGCCCGTTGTCCTCCAGGCTCTGCATGATCTCACCAACCATCCAGTCCAGTTCGTGGATGTAGTCGCCGTACAACCCGCATTGGCTGGTGCCTTTGAATCGTGGGGCGGGGGTGAACGGATGGTGGATATTGGTCGTCGCAAAGTACAAGAAGAATGGATCGTCTTTGTTATCGGTTATCCAGGCAACGGCCTTTTCGGTTAGCAGCGTTCCTGTTTTCTCGTCGTCGTAAATCTTGTGAGCTGCGAGCGCCCCGGTGAACCGATTGGGGCTTTTGCGGGACGCCTCTTTGGGGAACGTTGGTGTGGGCGATGGCGGCCCACCTGCTCTCAACGGATCCGCGGGATCGTAGCCGACAATCGTATCGTTTTCCACGTAAACAAACGGGCTACCACTGTTGACTAAAGGAACGCCAAAGTAGTAGTCGAAACCAACGTCATTGGGCCCGGGACGCAGCGGCACGCTCCAGTCGTTCTTGTCTTTGCCAAAACCGAGGTGCCATTTGCCCACACAAGCGGTGGCGTAGTTTTTGTTCTGGAACACCTTGCCAATCGTCGGCGTTTGCGTATCGATGATCAGACCCGAGAAAGGAGAAAGTGGTCCCCAAACCCCACGGCCTTCATAGGCGCGGACTGGATACTCGCCGGTCAACAACGCATAGCGAGAAGGTGTGCAAACAGCAGAAGCCGAGTGAGCATCGGAAAACATCCGGCCAGTTTTCGCTAGCTGATCGATGTTCGGCGTTTGCACTTTTGTTGCGCCATAGCAACCCAAGTCGCCGTAACCCAAATCGTCGGCGAGAATGTAGACGACGTTGGGGCTTGAACTGTCTGATCCCGAAGCGGTATTCAGCCATGCATTCGGTAGTAGCCCAGCGACGAGGCTCAGTACCAGAAGTAGTTGAGTGTTGAGGGCTCGCAGTTTGTGATTCATTTAGAAAGCGTGTGGCGTTTGCTGATTGGTGAAAAAGTGCCTTGAGCGGTCGAACGTTTCTTTCGGGTTCACGCTTGACTGGGTAACAGGCCGCTAGTATCTCGCGGGACACTTCGGCTAATGGGTCCTGCCTGTACTAGTAGGCATTGTCCTTATGCAGGGAGTCGAGTCGAGGAGCAATCGCGACATGAGGCTGATGATTTGCGACGCGTGTCGAATCTGCATTTTTGCCGGTCCCCTTCTTGAACAAACCTTCTACTGTAATTTGCCTTCGTATGCAGAACCGGCAAGCTCGATCCGATCGATATGCCAGTTCGTAACAACATGTTCATTTGTTTGGTTTTTCTGTTCGGCCAAGCAATGCAACTAAGGGATCTTCTTGAGGACAATTTCACGCAGCATCATCAGTCCTTGGTCGTATTGAATTGCTATCGGATCGATTTCCAATGCTTTCACTGAAAGGTTGTAACGTCCCGGATCTTTGAAACTGACTTTCCCAATATTGACTACTTGAAAGGCCGCCGCGAACGGAGACTTTCGTCCCCTTTTATGCACGCTTTTTTCAATGCGATGCTCGAAAGTTTGTCCAGCTACTTCAACAGAGAATGTCCCGCTGTCCATCCAGCTGGAGTAGTTCACTTGCAGTTCGTAGTTCCCAGGAGTCTCGACGACGATTTCCCACTCGGCCCATTCAGCAGGATTCGTCCAGCCTTTTAAGTTTTCCCGTTGTCCGCCGGCTCCCGCACCCAACGAAAAATGAAGGTCATCTCCGTGGATTTTGGCGAAGGCGGACGACAGAAAGTAGTCGCCCGTATTGACTTTGGCATTGCCGGTTTGAGGACGCAGTCCTCGACTCAAAGGGCGGATCGCATTGTCGACATTGGGCGGTCCGGTTAACTCGACCTTGATCACGCTCATCAGAGGATCGACGGACTTCAGTGGTACGGAAACCACAACGTTGTCTCCCGATTGATTGAACTTTAAGGGAGTTCCTGGGTCTTGGCCCAAAAGTGTGACTTGGCTGATGCCGGCATTCGCGGTGCTTCCGTTCAATCCGGGGATGATGAGTTTTCCGTCGGTGGGCCAGTGTGCGATTTGATAGTAGAGGGTGTTGCCACGGCGAGTGCAGGATCCCCAGTCCAACAGGTAGTGGGGACCGCGCTCGACACCGTAGATCGACTCGCCGTGTTGGTGCAGCCAGTCACCGAGCGGCTGAAGTTTCGTCACGCTCACCGGAGGCAAGAGGCCTTCTGGTGTCGGCCCCATGTTCAGCAAGAGATTCCCGCCGCGTGAAACCGTATCAACAAGATTCAACAGTGCCCATTGAACTGATTGCGAGGTGTCCTTGCCCCGCCAGAACCAGCCGCCGTCGAAACGCTGGCAGCTTTCCCACAAACGGCCGTGAATATTGTCGCCGATATAAGGCGTGAAGTTCTCACACGAGCCGTAGTCCCCGTCGCCCAAACGCCGCTGGCCGATACGATCGACCAGCAATATATTCGGTTGCAACTTGCGAGCCTGATCGCGGTATTCCGATGCGCGTTCGTAGGTCCATGAGTTAACCCATTCCCCGTCCATCCAAAGCGTGACCACGTCACCATATCGGGTGAGTAGTTCTTTCGTCTGGTCAAGCATGTACTGATGATAGACCGCGTACCTAGGGCTACCGATATTCGCGGTGTAGTCGGGATGCTTGATATCCCAAACTGAATAGTAGAAACCAAGCAGCATGTTGTGCTTGGCGCAGGCGTCAGCCAGTTCCTTGATCGGATCACGGCCAAATGGCGTTGCGTCCGTGATGTCGTGATCGGTGTATGCCGAATCAAACATACAAAATCCGGCATGGTGTTTGGTTGTGATCACGATGTACTTGAAGCCAAGCTTTTGGGCAGTGAGCACCCATTCTTCCGCGTCAAACTTGACTGGATTGAAATTGTCCAATACGTCTGCCTTGATGACGTATTCCCCGCCGGCCCGCTGCGGTCCCCAGTGGAGAAATAGGCCAAATTTGGCATCTTTCCACTTTTGAACTCGCTTCTCGCGATCCGCGTCCGATTCACCTGGGAAGCCTGCGACGACAGGGTCGCCGGACATGAATTGGGCGAACCAAGGGCGGTCCGCTTTCGCCCTCGCTAGCGACTCCAAAGGATCGGATTGGGCAACCGCGAAAGACTGCACGCCAAGTGCTGCCAATAGAAAAATGGTTGATAGCTTCTTCATCGTGCAGTAGGGCTTCATTCGGGGATGCTGTTCTGTTCCAGGGACCTTGGGGAACGCACGGCCAAAGGGGATTCGTTTTGAACTCTTTGCGTGGTCAGGCCTTCGGTGACCATCAGTGGCACTGTCTTGTCCCACCACGCGTCGTAGGCTTGACGCAGTTAACTGATCACTTCGGGGTGGGAGGCCGCCACTTTCCAGTGTTCGATTATGGCGTCGTTGCCTTCGTTAAACAGTGCGTCTCGCTGCCCATCTTGGGCTCGAAGTTTGACGGTCGTTTCGCAATTCATCGCGTTCATCTCTTCGGTATGAGCGGCCCACGAAAGCGTTGTAAGAATCACGCTTCGGATTTGCGATTCTATTTCTTTGAATTCTTCTTGCGTGCCTTGGATAGTGCGTTTGCGCTGGGGGCGGTGGGGAGCCCTTCTTTCCATGTATCTAGTTTTTCGGATAACTGTTGTACGAGTTCTGGATTCTCTGCGGAGACATCCTTCGTTTCAGCCCAGTCGTTCACCAAGTCGTAGAGTTCGTATCTCGGTTCCTGGGGGCTAACCAGTAGTTTCCAGCGACCATCGCGGACGCCCATTGTAGGCCATGTGAAGTCTTGCTTGTCGCCGCCTTTCCATTCCCAGAAAATGGGCTTGGTTCGTGTGAAGTCACCGCCCTTGAAGGCGTTTACGATGCTCTCGCCGTCGGGTTGGTATCCGTCAGGCAACGCCACATTGGCGACATCTAAGAATGTAGGCAGCAAGTCCACAGCCGTGATCACGGATGTGGAATCCGTCTTGCCTGCCGGGGCGATGCCGGGCCAACGCACGATGAAGGGCACGCGAACGCCTCCAGAAAAGAGCGATCGCTTGCGGCCCTTCAATCCACCGGTTTCACCAACGGAATAGTAGCCGCCCAAGCCGATCTTGGCTGCATCGTGGAACTTCTGATTGGCATCTCTTGTCTTCTCGGGACCATTGTCGGTGGAGAAAACAACCAGAGTGTTTCGATCGATGTCGAGTTCTTTCAGCAAGCGAAGGATGCGACCGACCCCTTCATCACCCTCAGCGATGATCGATGCATAGACTCGTTGTTGCTCGTCGAGGTCTTTGAACTGTTCGAGGTATTGTTGTTGTGGGTAATGCGCCAGGTGAGCTTCATGTAGCCAGAGATTTACAAAGAACGTCTCGTCTTTGGATTCATTGATGAACTGGACTGCATGGTCGACGGAGGCCAAACCTTCTTTCTTGATTGGGTTGACTTTCGAACCGTTGAAGGTGGCAAATTTGTCGTAGCCATAGGCATCTTCGGATGGCGAATCACCTGCGCTGCCAAGGTGCCATTTGCCAAAGTGCCCGGTCTTGTAGCCGGCTTCTTGCAACAAGCGGGGAAGCATCGGAGCTTGTGGGTCGAGCCAGTCGGGCATGCCGCGTTTGATGTGAGCCTTGATGCCTTGGAAATGCTGGTGGACGCATTGGCGGGCGGGGAACTGTCCGGTCATGACAGCAACCCGGCTCGGCGAACACACCGGACTGTTGACGGTGAAGTTCGTGAAATCAACTCCTTCACTCGCCATCCGATCCAGGTTTGGCGTTTTGCAAAACGTGCTGCCGTGGATACCTAGATCACCGTACCCCCAGTCGTCTGCAAAAATGAAAATGATATTTGGCTGGGCCGGGGATGCCGCGTCGATCGACGATCCGATCCCAGGAATCAATAGGCAAGCTAGGAATAGCAGTGGGTTTTTCAAGTTGTTCTCTCCGGTTGAATTTGAGAAGCCCCGCAATGGCTGTCGGACGCGTGGCTGCAGCGTAAGGTTGCGGTGGCGGACTCTAGTTCCGCTATTAGGTAGTTTGGTTGGCCGTAGCCGTGTGGTCTGTCGTCTGTTTGGATGACAAGGTGGGCGATCGCAAACGGGTGAATGTCAATTGATGAACTGAAGAAGTGATTGGTTGGAGCTCCATCGTTTGGATTTTGCAGGGATGCAATGAGTTGGTCGTCTGGCGTTGCTATTTGTTTGTCATCAGGTCACTGGTCGCGATGTAAGCCACCAATGATTTCAAGCGAAATCTCTCTTTCTCGGTGCGGTCAAGAATGGACTCGACGGTTGTGTAGTCCGTGGCGACGAGCCGACGCCCCTTGGCGTATTCGGCGATACGGACGACTAAGTTTCTCGCGAAAGGACGAAGGTCGGAGGAAAGGATCTCTTTCAGTTCTTCAATGTTTTTGAAGTCTTGACGCATGAAGGTGCCCGTCGTGTCAACCTTCTGTCTTTTGCTGTAGCGGGTGCGTAGCCGACCGATCGGATCGTAAGATTCGAGCGCGAACCCCAGCGGGTCCATGCGGCGGTGGCATTCCATGCAAGCGGAGTCACTGCGATGTTTTTCAAGTAGCTCGCGGACTGAGTTCGCACCATTCAGATCGGGCACCAAGGCGGGCACTTCTTTAGGCGGTGGTGGCGGAGGGGTGCCTAGCATTTCAGAGAGTACCCACACCCCACGAGTGACAGGCGAGGTTTCGACTCCGTTGGATGTCAGTGTCAACACACTGGCTTGTCCGAGCAGACCGCCTCGCCGCGCGGTCGGCGGCAACTTCGCTAACGCCCAGCTTTTTTCAGAGTCGAAGGCTTTATCGGTGGCGAGGTTTCTATCGGAGTCGAAGGCCTTGTCGGCTTCGAAGGGAATTCCGTAGAGCTTCGCGAGCCGGCTATTGACGATCGCGTAATTGCAGTCGATGAAGTCGCCGACGCTGCGATTTTGACGGAAGATGTATCGAAAGAACTGCCGAGTCTCGTTTCGCATCGATTGCTCGAGGCTCGCGTTGTATTCTCGGAACTCTCTTGATTTTGAGTCCGGGGGCATCGTGCCTAGCTTGTCGAGTGACAGCCATTGATCCACAAAACTTTCGCAGAGTCGATCCGATCGAGGGTCTTGGATCAGCCGAACCACCTGGGCACGCAACTCAGCTGGATCACTTAGCTTGCCGGAGTTGGCGGCCAAGAAAAGTTCGTGATCCGGCATTGAACTCCAGAAGAAATATGACAATCGACTGGCTAGCGGAAAAGCACTGAGCTGCCCTTCTTCTTCAAGCAAGTACAGGAAATCGGGCGACGTGAGCATCCCGGTCATCGTCTTGACGACGGCTTCGTGCCAATCTCCGGTCGCGTCGTATTGTTTTTGCGAGTAGGCGTACCAGGGTTCAATCTCTTTACGACTGACGCGGCGGCGGAACGCGCGGGTTGCAAATCGTCCAAGCAAGTAGGCACGGGCGGTGGCGTCACTCAAGTTCGGCATTGAGTCGGAACTGTACGTAACACGGATGGGCTTGGGGGGCCAGAAATCGTAATAGGGTCCTTCGATCTGGAACTGAGTAATCTTAATACCAGGGCCACGGAAGGGCTTGTTCATCGCAGACTTGGGCAGCTTTCTTCGTCGAATGCCGGATCGAATTTGCGTAATCGGCTTTCCAGGGCCGTTGGCGAATCGCAGGTAAGGATAGTAGTCGCGATCGATAAACGTCTCGACCTGAAAGGTTTGCTCGCGGTTATACGCTAAGGGGTAACTGGCAACCGTTTTTCCCAGTTCGCTGATGCCCGACCGGTTGCCCGGGACCACGCCGATTGCCAAGGTAGGGGCCTCGTTGATCGGTGTGAACTTGACGGGATACTCGTTTTCGTCGATTGCCGATGCGGTCACCGTAATCCGGTATCGTCCAGGAATTCGCAGCAGTTTATTGGGTTCACCGCTGGCGATTTTATTGTTCCCACCAACTCTGAAAATGTAACTGTCCTTGCTTTTAGTTTCGTATCGGCTGGAGCCGCCCTTCATCTTCTTCGTCTTGATGTTGATCACATTGGATTCAGGCATTGTTGCCGATGACGTGAACAAAGCTTGGCGCAAGCTTTCCTGGGCAGCGTTCATGTACTCGAGCAACAGTTCGTTCGAGATCACAAGTTCGCGAGCTTCGGTATCAAATCCCGCTTCAATTTCTTGACCGTAGACGAATCGTCCCGGCTCGAAAATACCCTCGTCGAGGCCCAGCAAGTCACGAAGGGTCTGGTTGTATTCGCGTTTGTTCAACCGACGCAGCCCTGCCGTGGACGCGGGAGTGGATTGCTGGGCAAGTTCCAGGAAATGCCCCGCCATCCGATTTCGCTCTTCGGCGGTCGGTTGGGATTCATTGTCCGGCGGCATCACGCGGCTGGATAGTTGCTGGTAGATGCTGGTCAGCAATTCGGCATCCGCAGATGCAAGGTGGTCCAAGCGAATATCGCCACTCTGATCTTCTTCCCCATGGCAATGCACGCAGTACTTGTGGATCAGGATTGGAACTTTTTCAGGTGTTGCAGCATGGCTGGTGCCAGCCGAAGCGACCAGAGATATCAGTGCGATGAGAATCGTTTTCATGGGGGCTTTCGCAATCAAAACCTTCACAGGCGACGGCAATGCGGTGCGAGCAGGTAAGTGGGGATTTGAATCTTTCTGTTAGCCAAAATGAATCGTTCCCGTCGCACCGTTGAAGCGATCGATGTCGACACCGAAGTTTTGCAGCATTGACGTGTACAGGTTGTTCAGCGGTGTTTGCCGACCACTCGCTTGCTGGCAATCAAGATGTCCGTGGTGTTTCAGTCCGCCGCCGGCTAACACAACTGGCAGGTTTCGATTGCTGTGGCGGGCGGCATCTCCCATGCCGCTGCCGAACATGACCATCGTTTGATCCAAAAGTGTGCCATTGCCTCGCTCACCGAGCGGTGCGTCTTTTAGCTTTTGAACGAGTCTTGCCATCTGGTCGATGTAAAACCGGTCGATCAGCTGCAATTGTCGAAGTCGATCGGGAAGGTTGCCGTGGTGCGATAGCGTGTGATAGCCGTCCTTGACTCCATCAAATTCAATCGCATGGTTGTGCATGCCAAAGCCGGCGGTGAACACACGACTGGAATCGGATTGAATCGCAAGGAACAGCAGATCGAACATTAGTGGCGAGAGGAACTCATAGTCCATGCCAGAATGCGGCGTCCCTTCAATTTCGTAGCTGACAATTGGTTTTGGCAGTTTGATCCACCGCTTCATCCCCTGCAATTTGGCTTCCGCTTCACGGATTGCAGTGACGTATTCATCCAGCTTCTGTTTGTCCGATGGATTGGCTCGACGTTCAAAACGCTTGGCTTGCTCTCCCACCAGATCCAGAATGCTGCCCTGTTCTTCTAGCTGAAGTTGGCGAGCCTTGGCGGCAGCGGCTGAATCTCGCACGAACAACTTGTTAAACAGGTCTCGTGGGTCAGAGTCTTCGCGAACCTTGATTCCTGACTTCGTCCACGAGCAACCCAGGCTTCCACCCAGCGAAACATGCAGAGATGGAAATCTTGTGGCGTAGCCGACATGGTCGGCCGCTATTTGATCCATGGAAGTGTTTGCACCCGCAGGTACTTGCCCCCCTACACCGCTCAGGAACGAACTTGTCGCACCATGCTTGGAATAAATCGCAGGATGGTCGAGATGTGAAAACACGGTGAACTCGCCACGAACGCCCGAGAGCGGTTGC
Proteins encoded in this window:
- a CDS encoding sulfatase family protein is translated as MLSGLGTTSMADQSDAAAPAKPNVVIFVADDMGWGDSATYGNPLIQTPNMDKLASQGVKFTQCYSACGVCSPSRSAILTGRTPYRNGVWRHLSGNHEAHLRTSEITFPELLKEKGYETCHVGKWHLLSKQQFSNPDYPQPGDHGYDYWMFTQNNAIPSHKNPNNFVRNGEPVGELEGYSAQLVADEAAHWLKDIHDPKKPFAMTVWVHEPHSPIATDTRFQALYKGHENSKYMGNITQMDNALGMVMDALDAQGVSDNTLLFFTSDNGPVPNFGGSSGGLRGNKRSQYEGGIRVPGLARWPGHIAPGTTSDVPVIGSDLFATVLDITGIPQPTDRTIDGVSMLPAFSGKPVQRPVPLFWRTHVSGGNERVALRIGDWKIVGNDLLTEFQLYEVQKDWKEENNLAAKMPEKLDEMKKVLLRTWKQIEAEGPSEWWKNERQKPSRGAKLNY
- a CDS encoding sulfatase-like hydrolase/transferase; the protein is MNHKLRALNTQLLLVLSLVAGLLPNAWLNTASGSDSSSPNVVYILADDLGYGDLGCYGATKVQTPNIDQLAKTGRMFSDAHSASAVCTPSRYALLTGEYPVRAYEGRGVWGPLSPFSGLIIDTQTPTIGKVFQNKNYATACVGKWHLGFGKDKNDWSVPLRPGPNDVGFDYYFGVPLVNSGSPFVYVENDTIVGYDPADPLRAGGPPSPTPTFPKEASRKSPNRFTGALAAHKIYDDEKTGTLLTEKAVAWITDNKDDPFFLYFATTNIHHPFTPAPRFKGTSQCGLYGDYIHELDWMVGEIMQSLEDNGLSENTLVIFTSDNGGMLNLGGRNAMRDGHRINGDLLGFKFGAWEGGHRVPFIARWPGKIEADTQSNQTICNVDMLATFMALTDQDPESLENQDSINVLPCLLDNPTEPLRTELILAPAKAANFSIRKGKWMYIGAKGSGGFNGGKEDQHAWGGAPAVAFAGSENSDIADGKIKRNAPPAQLYDLEKDLQQTNNVYRQFPEVVQELEAKLEAHRPAKPTGKPRPRKGKNQ
- a CDS encoding alpha-L-fucosidase produces the protein MKKLSTIFLLAALGVQSFAVAQSDPLESLARAKADRPWFAQFMSGDPVVAGFPGESDADREKRVQKWKDAKFGLFLHWGPQRAGGEYVIKADVLDNFNPVKFDAEEWVLTAQKLGFKYIVITTKHHAGFCMFDSAYTDHDITDATPFGRDPIKELADACAKHNMLLGFYYSVWDIKHPDYTANIGSPRYAVYHQYMLDQTKELLTRYGDVVTLWMDGEWVNSWTYERASEYRDQARKLQPNILLVDRIGQRRLGDGDYGSCENFTPYIGDNIHGRLWESCQRFDGGWFWRGKDTSQSVQWALLNLVDTVSRGGNLLLNMGPTPEGLLPPVSVTKLQPLGDWLHQHGESIYGVERGPHYLLDWGSCTRRGNTLYYQIAHWPTDGKLIIPGLNGSTANAGISQVTLLGQDPGTPLKFNQSGDNVVVSVPLKSVDPLMSVIKVELTGPPNVDNAIRPLSRGLRPQTGNAKVNTGDYFLSSAFAKIHGDDLHFSLGAGAGGQRENLKGWTNPAEWAEWEIVVETPGNYELQVNYSSWMDSGTFSVEVAGQTFEHRIEKSVHKRGRKSPFAAAFQVVNIGKVSFKDPGRYNLSVKALEIDPIAIQYDQGLMMLREIVLKKIP
- a CDS encoding sulfatase family protein, which encodes MKNPLLFLACLLIPGIGSSIDAASPAQPNIIFIFADDWGYGDLGIHGSTFCKTPNLDRMASEGVDFTNFTVNSPVCSPSRVAVMTGQFPARQCVHQHFQGIKAHIKRGMPDWLDPQAPMLPRLLQEAGYKTGHFGKWHLGSAGDSPSEDAYGYDKFATFNGSKVNPIKKEGLASVDHAVQFINESKDETFFVNLWLHEAHLAHYPQQQYLEQFKDLDEQQRVYASIIAEGDEGVGRILRLLKELDIDRNTLVVFSTDNGPEKTRDANQKFHDAAKIGLGGYYSVGETGGLKGRKRSLFSGGVRVPFIVRWPGIAPAGKTDSTSVITAVDLLPTFLDVANVALPDGYQPDGESIVNAFKGGDFTRTKPIFWEWKGGDKQDFTWPTMGVRDGRWKLLVSPQEPRYELYDLVNDWAETKDVSAENPELVQQLSEKLDTWKEGLPTAPSANALSKARKKNSKK
- a CDS encoding DUF1592 domain-containing protein; protein product: MKTILIALISLVASAGTSHAATPEKVPILIHKYCVHCHGEEDQSGDIRLDHLASADAELLTSIYQQLSSRVMPPDNESQPTAEERNRMAGHFLELAQQSTPASTAGLRRLNKREYNQTLRDLLGLDEGIFEPGRFVYGQEIEAGFDTEARELVISNELLLEYMNAAQESLRQALFTSSATMPESNVINIKTKKMKGGSSRYETKSKDSYIFRVGGNNKIASGEPNKLLRIPGRYRITVTASAIDENEYPVKFTPINEAPTLAIGVVPGNRSGISELGKTVASYPLAYNREQTFQVETFIDRDYYPYLRFANGPGKPITQIRSGIRRRKLPKSAMNKPFRGPGIKITQFQIEGPYYDFWPPKPIRVTYSSDSMPNLSDATARAYLLGRFATRAFRRRVSRKEIEPWYAYSQKQYDATGDWHEAVVKTMTGMLTSPDFLYLLEEEGQLSAFPLASRLSYFFWSSMPDHELFLAANSGKLSDPAELRAQVVRLIQDPRSDRLCESFVDQWLSLDKLGTMPPDSKSREFREYNASLEQSMRNETRQFFRYIFRQNRSVGDFIDCNYAIVNSRLAKLYGIPFEADKAFDSDRNLATDKAFDSEKSWALAKLPPTARRGGLLGQASVLTLTSNGVETSPVTRGVWVLSEMLGTPPPPPPKEVPALVPDLNGANSVRELLEKHRSDSACMECHRRMDPLGFALESYDPIGRLRTRYSKRQKVDTTGTFMRQDFKNIEELKEILSSDLRPFARNLVVRIAEYAKGRRLVATDYTTVESILDRTEKERFRLKSLVAYIATSDLMTNK
- a CDS encoding DUF1552 domain-containing protein, producing the protein MMSRSIAKPARRNFLKAAGIAIALPTLESVAAPRSRSPREPMRMVCIGSALGIHPDAFFPTSSGPNFELSPTLQPLSGVRGEFTVFSHLDHPAIYSKHGATSSFLSGVGGQVPAGANTSMDQIAADHVGYATRFPSLHVSLGGSLGCSWTKSGIKVREDSDPRDLFNKLFVRDSAAAAKARQLQLEEQGSILDLVGEQAKRFERRANPSDKQKLDEYVTAIREAEAKLQGMKRWIKLPKPIVSYEIEGTPHSGMDYEFLSPLMFDLLFLAIQSDSSRVFTAGFGMHNHAIEFDGVKDGYHTLSHHGNLPDRLRQLQLIDRFYIDQMARLVQKLKDAPLGERGNGTLLDQTMVMFGSGMGDAARHSNRNLPVVLAGGGLKHHGHLDCQQASGRQTPLNNLYTSMLQNFGVDIDRFNGATGTIHFG